One segment of Marvinbryantia formatexigens DSM 14469 DNA contains the following:
- a CDS encoding serine protease, which yields MRLLEDLEWRTQEYSALITDARRTSCGSGVLYYSGKGSMFFVFTCAHVLEALTDPIEVHFLLPIDRQKEDYRECCIFAGREQVVYSPIDEITETGNIKKHSVDAAVIYLKKDDALPLEATPYLIAEARKGDKVFSQGFPGGIKQGIPLLEIMDTTRGTVLHSLSDRREFTFRAEDGYLDQGNRVYELEGFSGAPVWHGEEENFSVLGLLSSGEGETVYRGRVSSVKMGIIRSIMKNHFNILLETRIIGIPEEDVACGKTQLLYDGTTRLPQKQSMYDDWLGMQTEKVRAYIDDIKFQKAIAFAKETMLDERFEQCSAHMIKHHMQHMLYCFEACYLDDEYHILEEEMRQRGLLKGHDPLRWLTYNFGKKNYKETMEYAKKILGDGTDSENVRILAEVFYDLGRAYEENAAAEDTLGHMVDEHENLKLEITEPDEEALIYQMIGFVYGERYKQYTRSVRCLNRAYRIGSDYAVLESLACAYYFLAIQEATREDGTVDTERINRAALYKARECFLIILEKADELYLSAILKREGCVLFNTFFFLQDTYRIITIYPLLKKYGPLFGEIDQRDLELKYARTLCQGGKIDLSVFSALSEADKVLIDSLGAMNEMMRTFEFKNPAMLKRTQCLERDMQRLIVAVENNIEKIDQRERMAVVAMLMNLYGWGRRIFGWNVTADMERHLVFIRAEGNEKAITAFENFLFENSHTVEEAEAKVVESWKNNPSLELWLEILQFYKRNWMLEKADAMFRDLFENHAEYVKDEPEYAYRAYIDYIIQYRRDIKEALRFFSVHKNEMQDKNIRIFWEHELMLYTNSFNHPERFEEERISFVEEGLLLPQEYHRVALIAYMCNLNAKKAWEHFNVDNAFFGILAQSKGSTYLTRERAMFLIWQRKYPPHRETTWNGMLETRVNSVKDTYRRENWHVRVQVIKKKLGFDVNRCIAIDAWGLYMIAIEDKLDTLEQFDNVYITHSSVSRMLEEMCHYENRYLESIIAYLEILSNVKLQSPDFEHQLLVRERAEYYEQCSTVALALKLGCPAVVGEPMLDNDMIVNFKNMIIRPCDYDLLK from the coding sequence ATGAGGCTGCTGGAAGATCTGGAATGGAGGACGCAGGAGTATTCTGCACTCATTACGGATGCAAGGAGAACTTCATGCGGCAGCGGTGTTTTATATTATTCCGGAAAAGGCTCTATGTTCTTCGTGTTTACCTGCGCACATGTGCTGGAAGCGCTGACAGACCCGATTGAGGTTCACTTTTTGCTCCCGATAGACAGACAAAAGGAAGACTATCGGGAGTGTTGTATTTTTGCGGGGCGTGAACAAGTTGTATATTCTCCGATTGATGAAATAACAGAAACAGGAAATATTAAAAAGCATTCTGTTGATGCGGCTGTCATCTATCTAAAGAAAGATGACGCATTGCCGTTGGAAGCAACGCCTTATCTGATCGCAGAGGCAAGAAAAGGCGATAAGGTTTTTTCACAGGGTTTTCCAGGTGGGATAAAGCAGGGAATTCCACTGCTGGAAATAATGGATACGACACGTGGAACCGTTCTTCATAGTCTGTCGGATAGAAGAGAATTTACCTTCAGAGCGGAAGATGGATATCTTGATCAGGGCAACAGAGTTTATGAGCTGGAAGGCTTTTCCGGAGCGCCTGTCTGGCATGGAGAAGAGGAGAATTTCAGCGTTTTGGGACTGCTATCGTCTGGCGAGGGAGAAACGGTATATCGCGGCAGGGTGTCGTCAGTAAAAATGGGGATAATAAGAAGTATTATGAAAAACCATTTTAATATACTGCTTGAAACCCGGATTATCGGGATTCCGGAAGAGGACGTTGCATGCGGGAAAACGCAGCTGCTATATGATGGGACAACCCGGCTTCCGCAAAAACAGAGTATGTACGACGACTGGCTTGGCATGCAGACGGAAAAAGTGCGTGCTTACATAGATGATATAAAATTCCAGAAGGCGATAGCTTTTGCAAAGGAAACGATGCTGGACGAGCGGTTCGAACAGTGCAGCGCGCATATGATAAAACATCACATGCAGCATATGCTTTACTGCTTTGAAGCATGTTATCTGGATGATGAATATCATATTCTTGAAGAAGAGATGAGGCAACGGGGACTTTTAAAGGGGCACGATCCGCTGCGGTGGCTGACTTACAATTTTGGAAAAAAGAATTATAAAGAAACGATGGAATATGCAAAAAAAATTTTGGGAGATGGCACAGACAGCGAGAATGTACGTATACTGGCGGAAGTGTTTTATGATCTCGGAAGAGCGTATGAAGAAAATGCCGCGGCGGAAGATACGCTGGGGCATATGGTCGATGAGCACGAGAATCTGAAACTGGAGATTACCGAGCCGGATGAAGAAGCATTAATTTATCAGATGATAGGATTTGTATATGGGGAGCGTTATAAACAATACACCAGGTCTGTTCGCTGCTTGAACCGTGCTTATCGGATCGGGAGCGATTATGCAGTGCTGGAAAGTCTGGCGTGCGCATACTATTTTCTGGCGATCCAGGAGGCGACAAGGGAAGATGGTACGGTAGATACGGAGCGTATAAATCGTGCTGCCTTATATAAGGCACGGGAGTGTTTTCTGATTATTTTGGAAAAAGCGGATGAATTATATTTATCAGCGATATTGAAGAGGGAAGGATGCGTGTTATTTAACACGTTCTTTTTCCTGCAGGATACATATCGGATAATAACAATTTATCCGCTCCTGAAAAAATATGGACCGTTATTTGGAGAAATCGATCAGCGCGATCTTGAGCTGAAGTATGCAAGAACTTTATGCCAGGGTGGAAAAATAGACTTATCCGTTTTTTCTGCCTTGTCGGAAGCGGATAAAGTGCTTATTGACAGCCTGGGTGCGATGAATGAAATGATGCGGACATTTGAGTTTAAAAATCCGGCAATGCTTAAAAGAACGCAATGTCTGGAAAGGGATATGCAGCGCCTGATTGTTGCTGTCGAGAATAATATAGAGAAAATCGACCAGAGAGAGCGGATGGCTGTTGTGGCGATGCTGATGAATCTATATGGATGGGGAAGACGTATCTTTGGCTGGAACGTGACGGCTGACATGGAAAGACATCTGGTATTTATCAGAGCGGAAGGGAATGAGAAAGCGATAACTGCTTTTGAAAACTTTCTGTTTGAAAATAGTCATACGGTTGAAGAAGCAGAAGCAAAAGTGGTGGAAAGCTGGAAAAATAATCCGTCTCTGGAATTATGGCTGGAAATTCTTCAATTCTATAAAAGAAACTGGATGCTGGAGAAAGCGGATGCCATGTTTCGGGATCTGTTTGAAAACCATGCGGAATATGTGAAGGATGAACCGGAATATGCCTACAGAGCATATATTGATTATATCATTCAGTATCGGCGTGATATAAAGGAAGCACTGAGATTTTTTTCTGTACATAAAAATGAGATGCAGGATAAAAATATCAGGATCTTCTGGGAGCATGAATTAATGCTGTATACGAATTCCTTTAATCATCCGGAGCGTTTTGAAGAGGAACGGATATCCTTCGTTGAGGAGGGGTTACTTCTGCCTCAGGAGTATCATCGTGTGGCGCTGATTGCATATATGTGCAACCTGAATGCGAAAAAAGCATGGGAGCATTTTAATGTAGATAATGCATTTTTCGGCATTCTTGCACAGTCTAAGGGCAGTACGTATCTGACGAGAGAAAGAGCCATGTTTTTGATCTGGCAGCGAAAATACCCTCCGCACAGAGAGACGACCTGGAATGGAATGCTGGAAACAAGGGTTAATAGTGTAAAGGATACTTACAGGAGAGAAAACTGGCATGTGCGGGTGCAGGTAATAAAAAAGAAACTTGGTTTTGATGTCAACAGATGCATTGCGATAGATGCGTGGGGTTTATATATGATTGCGATAGAGGACAAGCTGGATACGTTAGAGCAATTTGATAATGTTTATATTACGCACAGCTCTGTCTCAAGAATGCTGGAGGAAATGTGCCATTATGAAAACCGATATCTGGAGAGTATTATTGCCTATCTGGAAATACTCTCCAATGTAAAACTGCAGTCACCGGATTTTGAACATCAGTTATTGGTAAGAGAAAGGGCGGAATATTATGAACAGTGCAGCACGGTAGCGCTGGCACTGAAGCTGGGATGTCCTGCGGTGGTTGGAGAACCGATGCTTGATAATGACATGATAGTTAATTTTAAAAATATGATCATTAGACCATGTGATTATGATTTGTTAAAATAG
- a CDS encoding ComEC/Rec2 family competence protein encodes MLQIFNYNAGRGDCMRLRYVGASGNFRNIIIDTGVMRFGNRLADICAEMSAAGECVDALILTHVDDDHIGGLLSNLRRNEKLPVTEVWMNHGDVISGQTELSVRQNDEVYTRLIKCGIPVKPAVVGNTFETDGAVFRILWPVESALHREKNVQDSVPLGRTSDYGYSFRELMALPIKYSDTSVNNHASIVFEFIYRDCRMLFTGDAWSADVLANIKDGNYDLVKLPHHGSVKNISEEWSGRVNCRNYIICTEGLRHPDKQTIAKLLKWYGNINIYGSVNWWSRFLTEEDQKYKVHFVEGEEILWETPV; translated from the coding sequence ATGCTGCAGATTTTTAATTACAATGCCGGAAGGGGCGACTGTATGCGCCTGCGATATGTCGGCGCATCTGGAAATTTTCGCAATATTATAATAGATACGGGCGTTATGCGCTTTGGAAACAGGCTTGCCGATATCTGCGCAGAGATGTCTGCTGCCGGAGAGTGTGTTGATGCGCTTATACTGACGCATGTGGATGACGACCATATTGGAGGACTGCTCAGTAATTTGCGCAGGAATGAAAAATTGCCGGTTACAGAAGTGTGGATGAATCACGGGGATGTGATTTCCGGCCAGACAGAATTATCTGTCCGGCAAAACGATGAAGTATATACGAGACTGATAAAATGCGGTATACCTGTAAAACCGGCTGTGGTAGGCAATACTTTTGAAACAGATGGTGCGGTGTTTCGGATTTTGTGGCCGGTGGAATCTGCGCTGCACAGAGAGAAGAATGTGCAGGATTCTGTACCGCTTGGCAGGACATCAGATTATGGATATAGCTTTCGGGAGCTGATGGCTCTCCCGATAAAATACAGCGATACAAGTGTAAACAATCATGCCAGTATTGTATTTGAATTTATTTACCGTGACTGCAGGATGCTATTTACGGGAGATGCATGGTCAGCGGATGTGCTGGCAAACATCAAAGATGGAAACTATGACCTGGTCAAACTGCCGCATCATGGCTCGGTAAAAAATATTTCCGAGGAGTGGAGCGGCAGAGTCAATTGCAGAAATTACATAATCTGCACGGAAGGTCTCCGGCATCCGGACAAGCAGACGATTGCAAAACTGCTCAAATGGTATGGGAATATAAATATCTATGGATCTGTGAACTGGTGGAGCAGATTTTTAACAGAGGAAGATCAAAAATATAAGGTACATTTTGTGGAGGGGGAAGAGATTTTATGGGAGACACCGGTATGA
- a CDS encoding AAA family ATPase: MGIYLNSRSAYSLFRREYASTYFVDKTDILAELVPLVELEGNEMEEAGPNQGKGPKYVAITRPRRFGKTVMANMIASYFGKGADSSRLFRNLKASKYDWYEGHLNKHNVIHIMFNEMPKEGNSYSQYIARFEKGLLTDLRKAYPNAEIEKDDAIWDALMKVHEYCDGEKFIFVLDEWDYIYHQDFAADKDKARFTKFLSNLLKDKAYVEMAYMTGILPIAKYSSGSELNMFFEYSMATRVKYSEYFGFTDEEVDVLYQRYLETEPDPAVTREELELWYDGYQTAGGQKLYNPRSVVGALSDNQLGSYWTSSGPYDEIFYYIGANTDAVKDDIAAMVADNPVPARVQEYAATSMELETKDEIFSAMVVYGFLNFKDGYVSIPNKELMDKFAEVVQREPSLGNVYKLTKESGRMLAATKAGDTKTMTELMEYAHNTHSPLQTYSNEAELASIIRWVYLKALDSYRIEREDKAGLGYVDFIFYPFVKNEDCIIIELKVNHTADEAIRQIKDRQYALRFEGKFGENPEYTGRILAVGIAYNKDDEDKRHECRVEVLRERLK, translated from the coding sequence ATGGGTATTTATTTAAATAGCCGGAGTGCATATAGTTTATTCCGCAGAGAATACGCATCAACTTATTTTGTGGATAAGACGGATATACTTGCTGAACTTGTGCCGCTGGTGGAACTGGAAGGGAATGAAATGGAAGAAGCTGGTCCTAATCAGGGAAAGGGGCCCAAATATGTAGCGATCACCAGACCGCGCCGGTTTGGTAAGACGGTTATGGCTAACATGATCGCTTCTTATTTTGGAAAAGGCGCAGACAGCAGCAGGCTTTTTCGAAATTTGAAAGCTTCAAAGTATGACTGGTATGAAGGACATCTGAATAAACACAATGTCATCCATATTATGTTTAATGAGATGCCAAAAGAAGGTAATTCCTATAGTCAGTATATTGCACGGTTTGAAAAAGGATTACTGACAGATTTGCGAAAAGCATACCCTAATGCAGAAATAGAAAAAGACGATGCCATATGGGATGCTTTGATGAAGGTGCATGAATACTGTGATGGGGAGAAGTTTATTTTTGTGCTGGATGAATGGGATTATATTTATCATCAGGATTTTGCCGCAGATAAAGACAAGGCTAGATTCACGAAATTTTTAAGCAATCTTTTAAAGGATAAAGCCTATGTGGAGATGGCATACATGACGGGTATCCTGCCGATTGCAAAATATTCCAGCGGCTCAGAATTGAATATGTTTTTTGAGTATTCTATGGCCACCAGGGTAAAATACAGTGAATATTTCGGTTTTACCGATGAGGAAGTGGATGTTCTGTATCAGAGGTATCTGGAGACAGAGCCAGATCCGGCTGTGACCCGTGAGGAATTGGAACTGTGGTATGACGGATATCAGACGGCAGGCGGCCAAAAGCTGTATAACCCCAGGTCTGTAGTCGGTGCGCTTAGTGACAACCAGTTGGGAAGCTACTGGACGAGTTCGGGCCCTTATGATGAGATATTCTATTATATAGGTGCCAATACGGATGCTGTCAAGGATGATATCGCCGCTATGGTAGCGGATAATCCGGTTCCGGCAAGAGTACAGGAATATGCTGCTACATCGATGGAGCTGGAAACAAAAGATGAGATATTCTCAGCGATGGTAGTGTATGGATTTCTGAATTTTAAAGACGGGTATGTTTCCATTCCGAACAAAGAATTGATGGATAAGTTTGCAGAAGTAGTACAGCGGGAGCCTTCTCTTGGAAATGTGTATAAGCTGACAAAAGAATCGGGGCGGATGCTCGCAGCGACGAAAGCCGGCGATACAAAAACTATGACGGAGTTGATGGAGTACGCGCATAATACGCACAGCCCGCTGCAGACATACAGCAATGAGGCAGAGCTGGCGTCTATTATCCGGTGGGTGTATCTGAAAGCATTGGATTCCTATCGTATTGAACGCGAGGACAAAGCGGGTCTTGGTTATGTTGACTTTATCTTTTATCCGTTCGTAAAAAACGAGGATTGTATTATTATTGAGTTAAAAGTGAACCACACAGCGGACGAAGCGATCCGGCAAATCAAGGACCGTCAGTATGCGCTCCGGTTTGAAGGAAAGTTCGGGGAGAATCCGGAATACACGGGACGTATCCTTGCGGTGGGGATTGCCTATAACAAGGATGATGAGGATAAACGACATGAGTGCAGGGTGGAGGTTCTGCGGGAGAGGCTAAAGTAA